A genomic window from Winogradskyella sp. J14-2 includes:
- a CDS encoding HNH endonuclease, which translates to MIRNFWNEEWKIVVFDDFVHPNEQFKVSNYGRLIRIRNGEEKLFNPYNMHGYLYFRVKKKQKGKFKTYYVHKLVAQHFLVQNDGIYVIHLDYDKLNNHIDNLKWATKREKEIHQFSNPNYKKPKKLTSAKLTEIDVMRIKKMLNNPNRKTRLKIIAKQFGVSTMQLQRIKTGENWAHVPALK; encoded by the coding sequence ATGATTCGAAATTTCTGGAACGAGGAATGGAAAATCGTAGTTTTTGATGATTTTGTTCATCCAAATGAACAATTTAAAGTTTCTAATTATGGCCGTCTAATTCGAATTAGAAATGGTGAAGAGAAACTTTTTAATCCTTATAATATGCATGGCTACCTCTATTTTAGAGTAAAAAAAAAGCAAAAAGGAAAATTCAAAACCTACTATGTCCATAAGCTCGTGGCGCAACATTTCTTAGTGCAAAATGATGGTATTTACGTTATACATTTAGATTATGATAAGTTAAATAATCATATCGATAATCTTAAATGGGCTACAAAACGAGAAAAAGAAATACATCAGTTTAGCAATCCTAATTACAAAAAGCCCAAAAAATTAACATCAGCGAAGCTTACTGAAATTGATGTTATGAGAATAAAAAAAATGCTAAATAACCCAAACAGAAAAACACGGTTAAAGATTATTGCTAAACAGTTTGGTGTAAGTACAATGCAATTACAAAGGATTAAAACAGGAGAAAATTGGGCACATGTTCCTGCCTTAAAATAG